TTAACCACCCAAATCAGTGttgaaacatttctgttttgttttggagcCAGGCCTAATTTTTCCACACTGCAAATAAAGCAGATGTGTAACAAATGCATCATTTATTAACAGTTTTTCCATTATCAAGCCATTATAGCTTATGGCATTAATTGGCCTGAAATAGGTGATCCTCTATTGCTCTCAGAGGGGCTACCTTGTGTTTGTATGGTGGAAAATCAGCTGGCATTTACATTTCTAATTTGAAGATGCACTGTTCTCAATCAAAGGTCCAAAGATTCCTTGTTGATGGTGATGGGAAAGGAGCAAGAAGCAGGTGCCTAAAAAAGGCACGTTTTGGCTGTATGATTAGGCAGGTCTCAAATTAAATTTACTGGTTTTGCAGTTTCTGTAGAATGGACTCAGTAATTGTATTGTGGTTATAAATGACACTACAGCTAAATTAGGAGGAGATGTGTAGAGACTTTGCTTAGATTGGAGTAGGTCCTGTAAGAGATTCCATCTGTTAAAATATACTCTTTATTTCTTACGGAAGTGCGGTTGGGTCTGAGTATATTACACTTCAAAGGCTCTGGATTTCAGGTGAGGGCAGGACTCAGCACATGTGTACACAGgaaaccaccaaaacccaaagTGCTGCAAGAAGCCTTTGCTGATGACTGAAGCAATTTTATTCACTGAGCTGAAGCAGCCTGGGATACGGAGAAAACAAGGGAAGGCAAGAACAGGGCAAAGCACAGAACTGCAGGAGGCATGTGACACAAAGAAAAGAGATTGTGTTCATGGGGAATAGCATAAGGAAAGGACCTTTGCAGAGGAGTATAAAATTTTCAGATAATCTGTTGTAGATTTTTCTAGATAGGAAAATGGCTGAAATAGCAACTAAAATGGAGTACCACATAGATACATTACCAAGAATGACAAAAATACCTTAGATGAAAAAATGATGTGAAACAGGTTGGGAATTGAGCTTATTGCTCAATAAGCAATTGTCAATGGACAATTAATGTGCTTTTCAGactcagaaaagcagctttttgtttaaaaccccaaaacattacCTTTAAAAGGGTTTCAATAGTAAAGGCCCACAGTTTGGGCCTGTTTGTTTCTAAATCCCAAGATACACACAGTGAAAACCTGATTTCTTCTTGATTCTCTTGGGAATTTgtaataaaatcacagaaactTTTTTGAGCATATAAGCACATAAATAATTTACTATCCTTAAGTGCACATATAACCTTTGCTACCTACTCTGCAGCAATAGCTATGAGAATAAATATCATGTGGAAAAGCAAGATAATTCAAGGCAACATGTGGGCTGATTTCATCAAATTCTTGAGTAATTTATAGCATAATTATGGCATATTAAGACAGTGATTTTTATGCAAAAATAATCTACTGCCTCTGCCCACCAAAATATCTGTTTGCAGGTAATCTGCTTATTTATCATTTGGTCATACCaagctctttttttctgccatcTGTGTATGATGTTTGGTTCCAGAGTAATTAAGGAGTTGACAAAACTAGGAagttaaaaatctgaaaaaactgttttaaacaGTCTTCAGTGTCTTTTTCATGCAACAAAATGATGCTTGAGAGAGAATTAGAATTAGAACAGAGTATTTCCTTGGGTTCAGAACTGTGTCATAGGATATTACAGGACAGAAAATTACAGTGGCAACCTGGAAGACTAAGATCCTACATCAGGATGGGAGTTGAGTTTAATGGGGAGTTAAACAGAATATGGTTCTTCTGTTGCCCATTACTGTGGAATTTAAAGTGATCACATAGTACTGGGCACTGTTAGAACAGGACTACTGAGTTAAAGTAATGATGTAAACTGTATTGGCAGTTCTTGTGATTTCCTCCAgcttctgcattttttctggtttttggcCATCTTTTCCATTCCCCTATGCTAGTTGTAAAGCCGTTcagtcattttctttttccttcagggctggaggaagaggTGTTCTACCTGATTCCCTGGTTTCTTCTCCTCCCTTGGGTGTATTTCTACCCGAGAAGTCTGACTCACCTAATTCTTGTGCAAAGTGCCTACAGCTTCTCACAAAAAGCTGTAGACTGGTTTGAAGGCTTAAAATTGAAGTGGCAAAGATTAGATGCCAATGCTgcatgagcagcagctcccaaatcTCACCATGCTGAAGCATATAAATACTATAGAAAAGTAGGAATGAGAGGGACAACAGGCATTAATTCCATTCATCCTCTGTCATTAGGCAAGGTTTGTTACACCCAAACCATCTGAACACACATTACTAATACCAGCTTGTTCTCACAACATGGGTGTTCACTGTTGACTTCAGATCTTCATGTGGAATTGTAAATATGAAGCTGTTTTACTATGCCTATATTGCTGTTACTTTAAATCCTGCAGCAGAATCAGGCATCACATTTTATCAATAGATGTGGTAGTTAAGAGGCATTTTAAGGGACTGATGTGAGCCACATTTTATGAGGCAAATTTTATTGATAAGTAACTGCAGAGCCATGGTAAGTAAGGACACTGAGGAAGATTGTATCAGTTGCATATTAATTAGGTTTGCCTACTGGTAGAAGATGTTCAGGTGTCTTGGATGATGCAGGTATCTGCATAAATTTTAATGAATATGGGTATTAGGAATGAAGCCAAAGAAAGTTGTTAATTCCTTTCCTAGAAATCTGTGGAACAACTCAAACCTTACCATAGCCCATCCCTTTTCTTGCTGAAGTATAATTTGCAGTCTGTAGTTTTAAGGATATAGTCTTCTTAAGAGCACACATACAGACCAATTCAACCTTGAGGGTGTATGAGAAAATAATCTTGCTCTACTCAATTATCAAGATGGGCTGGAGAACTGTGGCACTGTAGAACTGGATTGATGTTGGTACCCCTGTGTGAACAGTGGTTCAGCTGATCATATATTTAAAAGGAGTTTTGGATCAAATCTGGCCATTTGCCCATGAGAAATGTCAGCAAACAATTTTACTGTATTCCAGTTCTGTCGTTGGAGGATGGTGTTCTAAATCTAGAGTTGATGTTGTGAAAGCAGTATATTTTCTGGTTAACTTGAACAATTTTAAATATAGTCACTACTTAGCTGCTGAAACACGCTACTTGAGAGTCCCCTGCTAGGTAGGCATGTGCTATcaattttaatttatctttccCTTTCACATTCAGGCTGATGCACCTAACCCAGGGCTTATTCCAGATGCAGATGCAGTAGGTGTAACAGTTGTGCTAATTACATGCACTTACCGAGGTCAAGAATTTATTAGAGTCGGCTACTATGTAAACAATGAATACACTGAAACAGAACTGAGAGAGAATCCACCAGTAAAGCCAGATTTTTCTAAGGTAAGGCATGTTTTGTTTTAGTCATGTGTCAGAGGTATGCTTATAGAAAAAGGTGTTTAAGAAACAAACCTAAGCCCCAAGTGGTTTCATTAAGTGCATGGAATGAGGCAtcaaataatggaaaatacttGGGGGGACAGACTGCAAGTGCCATGTAGTTGTCACAAATTTAGTGAATACTGAGAGGCCATCAAAAATTTCCACCATCCTGAAGACTTGGCTGTACTTTCACACTGACTGTGAAATAAACCATTGGATTTATTCCCACCTGCACTACTGTTTGTAAAATGGCTGTGTTCTtcagaaaaacatgtttttctaaGCCAATCAACCATCATAATGTTTTTTCTAAGTCCAGCAACCTAGAACTAAGTTGTAGATATTTATTTACTACAGTTGTTACTCAGCTGTTCTAGGGTCAGAGCTACAGTTTCTGCAAAACTTTAACAAACAAACTGAGGAAGAAATCAAGTGTAAAATGAGAGAACATGGGTACCCTGGTTGGATCATTATCTGATAAATGTCTAATTTGACAAAGGAAATATACAGATAAAGTTATAAAAACATCTATCCTTCATGGTAGTAATTAAACCAGGACTAGAAttaaaagattaaattaaatagTATGTTTTTCTATGCTtaactttattttcagtgatcaggtactaaaaaaaaattactgaaaattgtaGTAAAGTTTGAGGATTCCTAAACTTTGCATATGttcctttcttctttatttctttcacttAAAACATAACTTATTTGTTATGTTGGTTGCCAATGCCAAAATGGTGACTCCCTTTAAACGCTTGAATTTAGAATGCCTAGAAGTACTTATCTTCATTCTCTGTTTATATAAAAAGCTAGCTTTGCTGCTATGGAAGAGAACAGCACAAGCTATCATATGTTTGTATAGAGTCCTTAATGtgacttggggaaaaaatggaagtgCACAAGTAGAAGGTTATTAAAGTGATTGATTAATTATTGGGCAATAAGCTCTACCAGCTTCTAAAAAATAAGTAGTCTTTTTAGTTAGTGTAAAGGGTCAGGAAATACTTAATGAGAGTATACTTTCTTGGAGAATAAAATGGACAAAGCAAACCTTTCTTGTGATCAGTCTGAAATACCATAGTGAGTGTCCATTGGCTCTAAGTTGCCATCCTCCAGGTAAGAATATATACTCTTTCACCCCTTTtcaaaataagctttttttttttttttttttttctggatacATAAACAAATGCCAcatgttttcaaaagaaaatgaaggccAGCCATGAGAATAAGATAGATAACTAATCATGTCCACTGCCACAGTGTTAGAATTTTCcaaatataaatgtttttattttaaaactttagtTGATAAATCCTCTTAGTGAAATCAGTCTGAAGTTTGGTAGTTTAAGGATAAGGTTGTACTTTTAAATGAAGATGAGAAGTTGATGGAATTGATAGGTATTGCAAATACCATAAAGTTGATGCAAAATTTGATGAAGTACTGTGGTTTGCAAAATCCTTCTGGGGGTAGAAGTTATTTGCTTTACTAAAAGCtggataaaataataaacacttgcACTTTACTTGTGGATCTCTTTCACAGCCTTGACCTTGCAGAACAGTTAAAACACGCTTGAGAAAGTGGTTATTTTGCTGAGGAGAATATTAGGGAAAATAATAAGTGGTGTACTGTAAGCACATTTCTGATCCATAGGTAGTAGCTATAGATTCACATTGATGTGAATTCCCTTTTTAAACAAACTGTTAAGCAAACAAGGCTATAGGggctaaaaggaaaaagatcTATATGCATATGAACTCCAGTTTTAGATATGCACATTACAATccatatattttcttctttcccagcTTCAAAGGAATATTTTGGCATCTAATCCCAGAGTCACAAGATTCCACATTAATTGGGAGGACAACACTGAAAAACTGGAAGATGCAGAGAGCAGTAACCCAAATCTACAGTCCTTGCTTTCCACAGATGCATTACCTTCAGCATCAAAGGGGTGGTCAACATCAGAAAATTCACTAAATGTTATGTTAGAATCTCATATGGACTGCATGTGACTAACCACCATCCTTTTGGTACTGTATATGTGTTAAActgtaaaaacaaacagaactaTTTCCTTCAAATTCCATAAGTACATAGTTGAAGCAATGTGAAGAACTTGTTTTAAAACATCCTGTAGAAAGTTTAtataaaaaaacagaaaaaacccaacaaacaaacagtaTTTGAGCAGATTGTGAAATATAAATACAACTATTTTTAAgtaattgccttttttttctaatgtgttATTCTATGTGGTCTAAACCAAATCTGACTAAAGTATATGTATTCTCTCCCCTCCACCCTTACTTTGTAAGCACtattaaaagctaaaaaaatgtttaaaagttAAAACATTCAGGCAAAATGAAGGAATAGTGTCATGTCCTCGTCTCTGCTATCCAGATTGCCAAATATAAAGTGCCCTTTAATAGCATCTGAAGAACAAAATTGTCATTAGATGAAGtgcaaagaaagaaagtgtCTCGTAATAACAAAGTCCAAAAATGTCCTTTTGCTCTGAAAGCAGACAGCACAGTATAATTTTAGGTGCAAGCTACTTTTCCTTTCAAGGCACATACTTGTTACTTAATGCCTGCAATTTGAGATTTACCATCTGCTATCTtggattttaggatttttttttttttcatctcttgctgctgctgtttagtcaaactgtggttttgtttcatgTGAATTGGGGTGGGTACCTCAGGACAGAGCCCTTTTTCAGGAACCCTAATAGCATACACAGGTGGTTGAAAGGATGCAGGCAATTACTGGAAGATTCTATGCCTCAAAAGCAATACTGTGAATATCCCAAATATGCTCTTCTGTAAGATTATTATGGATCACCACTGGTTAGTATGTTTGTTTTCAGGCATGCTTTATTGTAGTCTTTTTCAGTAGTCGTAAGGAGTTTGGGtgtttactttcattttttttgaaACACCTGGAATTTTAaacttctctgttttctctctagCCTTTAAGGCAATCCCATTTACTGGTATGAACCCTGTTGTGGCAGGCATGAGACACTCAAGAATACATTACTTTGCCTTGAAGCTTTTGCAGTGAGACATCCCTATTACCTGAGGCATCCTTGAAGATAAAAGGAACTAAGCAGTAACCTGTCAAGACTTAAACCATTATTATGACACTTAAGAATTTAGTTACTCCTTCCAATCCTCATTAGCCTTATTTATATTTACTGTGCCTGTATGTGCATTTAAATTGTAATCTGTCATGCCAGGTTAGAGGAATATAGTTCTATTTACTAGTCACTGCCCAAATTATGAACCTTTGTAGGTTCTGGGCCCTTCAAAAAAAGACAGATTTCATGATGATTGACAGTGTAGCTCTGAATTAAATACAGAATGCTTGTTGTTCTCTTTCTGCATTCTGTAATGGGATGAAGATGTCCCAGACAGTGCTTCTGTCTTCCCACATCATTAGTGAAATTGTCTGCATTTCAAATGTGTGGTTTTGAAACTGGAAAGGAATGACCTGATCTGAATGTTTTTCGTGTATGGAAACTCAGCAGTACACATCTAGGGTGGATGAATGAATTAATGAAATCCATTAATCTTTGGAGGCCTAGTTCTAATACGTGCTCTTAACAATATCTAATTGTTTAAAGTGATAaccaaaaatctaaaaatattaaCACTCATTGGTAGGACTTAACACAACTGGTTCTGTGAACTAGCATTTACTTCACTTGAGGGCTGAAATTCCATGAACCTTATCTTTGATTTTCAGTTATATTGCAACTTTTAGGCCTGCAGTGacattttgagatttttcatGCACTTTATGTTCTATTTATAAGTCTATTTAGGATAGCTCATAAATGTAAGCATGTAAATAACTTAGTTATCTGCTGAAG
Above is a genomic segment from Zonotrichia leucophrys gambelii isolate GWCS_2022_RI chromosome 3, RI_Zleu_2.0, whole genome shotgun sequence containing:
- the ASF1A gene encoding histone chaperone ASF1A — encoded protein: MAKVQVNNVVVLDNPSPFYNPFQFEITFECIEDLSEDLEWKIIYVGSAESEEYDQVLDSVLVGPVPAGRHMFVFQADAPNPGLIPDADAVGVTVVLITCTYRGQEFIRVGYYVNNEYTETELRENPPVKPDFSKLQRNILASNPRVTRFHINWEDNTEKLEDAESSNPNLQSLLSTDALPSASKGWSTSENSLNVMLESHMDCM